The segment GAGTCATCGCCACCGGCGAAGACACCGTCCCCTATGTCACCTGATCACCAGCGCAAATCCGGTGATGGTCGTCGTCGTGTGTTCATGTTGCTGCAGGGCGTGTGTTCGCCCTTCTTTCTCGATCTGGCGAACAAGCTCAAACAGGATGGCCACGAGGTCATCAAGGTCAACTTCAATAGCGGTGACAGCTACTATTGGCGTCACGACAAGGCGTATGCCTTCCGCGGCCGCATCGAAGAGCTCGGTGACTACATCGCTGACCTGTGGCGCAAGCATCATGTCACTGATCAGGTGCTGTTCGGTGACCGTCGCCCTGTACATCGGGACGCCGTGCTCAAGGCGGAATATCTTGGCATTCGCACCCATGTCTTCGAGGAAGGATACTTTCGGCCATTCTGGGTGACGCTGGAACGCGAGGGGGTCAATGGCCACTCGTTGCTACCGCGTGACCCAGACTGGTTCAGAGAGGCTGGCAAGCATCTGGATGATGCGCCGACGCCGCAGCGCTTCAAGGCGCCCTTCCGCGAGCGCGCTCGTCATGACATCACCTACCACCTGGCGGGCGCTGCCAATCCGCTGCTGTTTCCGCGTTATCAGCCGCACAGCATCAATGCCGCCCATGAATATGCCGGCTATGCCACACGTCTGCCACTGATGCGCTGGTACAAGCACCGCGATGGCAAACGCATCGAACAGCTGACCCGAAGTGGTGCACCTTTCTACCTACTGCCACTACAGCTCAATACGGATGCCCAGATTCGCTATCATTCACGCTTTGCCAACATGCAGGAAGTCATCCAGCGTGTGATGAAGAGCTTTGCGCTCAATGCTCCTCGCGGGGCACGACTCGTGATCAAGAATCACCCGCTGGACATGGGGCTGGTCAATTATCCGGCCTTGATTCGCAACCTGGAGCGTCGCTACGACCTGATCGGGCGCATCGTCTATCTGGAAAGTGGCAACTTGGAGAAACTGCTGCAGCAGGCCAAGGGCATGATCACCGTCAACAGCACTACCGGCAACGTGGCACTGCAATACCGCTGCCCGACCTTCTGCATGGGAGATCCGATCTTCAACCTGCCGGGCCTGACATTCCAGGGCAACCTGAATGATTTCTGGACACAAGGTCAGCGCCCCGATACCACGCTGTTCCGCAACTTCCGCAATACCGTCATTCATACCGTGCAGTTGAATGGTGGCTTTTACTGCAAGCCGGGCATGCAGCTCGCCGTACAAGGGGCTGTCAAGATACTGAGTGCTGAGCGCTCGCCGCTCGAGCTCATGCTGAGCCGTTGCTGACAAGAAGGCTTGTACCGCAGGGACGCAGCCAAGCCCCGCAGCACCGAAGCGATCCACGAGATGCTGAGAAGTGACGATTGCTCAGCCAAAAACGAAAAAGCATGGGAACTACCGACCGTCTGTGTCGGGATTCAAGGAGACAGATCATGACGGCCATGCCCCCAAAGCAGCCAACCCAGCCAACCCAGCCAACCCAGCCAGCGCCATCAGACACACGCCGCGACAGCGATTCATCTACTGAGGGTGGCGCAGACGCCAGTTCATCCGCGGCACTGCGACGCGTGCTGATTACCGGTGCCACCGGTGAGATAGGCGGCGCCTTGGCACGTGGCTATGCAGCCAAGGGCACCACACTTATCCTGACCGGTCGCAGACAGCGCAAGCTTGATGATATTGCTCACCAATGCCGAGCACTGGGCGCGGAGGTCGAGTGCACGGTACTCAATCTGTGTGATGAAGAGACGCTACTGACTTGGCTTGAGGAGGTCTGCGCGCGCGGCGTGCCCGATATCGCCATTGCCAATGCCGGCATGAATACCGATATCGGCCCACAGGGTAATGGTGAGCGCTGGGAAGACGCTAGACGTCTCTTGCAGACCAATGTCATGGGAACACTGGGCATGGCGCATCATCTCGCGCTGGCAATGAAGGCGCGCGGCAGTGGTCAGCTAGTGCTGTTAAGCTCATTGGCGGCCTGGCATGGTCTGGCCCTGACGCCCAGCTACAGTGGCAGCAAGGCAGCAGTCAAAGCCTACGGCGAAGGGCTGCGCAGCTGGCTAAAGCCCTTCGGTGTCGGTGTGACGGTCGTGATGCCCGGCTATGTCACGTCACCGATGTGTGAGGCAATGCCTGGTCCCAAGCCCTTCGAGATGCCAGCGCACAAGGCGGCGCAGCGAATCATGAAAGGGGTGGCGAAGAATCGTGCCCGCATCAGCTTCCCCTTCCCGCTCAATTTCGGGTGCTGGTGGCTGAGCGTCCTGCCGGCAGGAATATCGCAGCGCTTGCTGGGCCTGTTCAATTACACTCATTGATACAGTCATTGAAAGCGTGATCCTGACGGCCTGCCATGCACGGCCTTCCGATAGCGTCTCGCTCTACACATCAGTACTCCAGATGGTCGAGATTCCGACCTGAACATTACACTGCATCTGCTACGGCAGACGCTAACGAGGTCGGCATTACATGGAGTTTGTCATTGCGTTTTTATCTTTCATGGCATGGCCGTTGCTTATCGGCCTGGTGATGACGCTGGGTCTTGAACACCTGCTATTGCGGCAGATGACCCTGCCTCCAGTGGCTTTCCTGCGCCGCCCGGTCAACGCCCAGTTGGCCCACGTCAGCTACTGGTGCGCCAGCTGGGCCCTGTGCACGCTGATCACCCAACGCCCCTGGTTCTCACTGGTGGTCGTCAATGCGCTGTGGCTGGTCGTTTTGCAGGTCAGTCATACCAAGTATGTGTCTCTTCGTGAGCCCTTCCTCAGCCAGGATTTCGAGTACTTCACTGACGCCATCAAGCATCCGCGCCTCTATATTCCCTTCTTTGGCATCGGGCTGACTATCGTCGCGACCGCTGCCGGGGCGCTCGCGATTGGCTTGGGACTATGGCTGGAACCGACTCTCTCAGCTTCACAAAGTACGGCAGCTGTTGCAGCCAGTGCATGGCTACTGCCCGTGATCAGCATATTGATCGCCTCCAGTGCACTCACTTACGTCATGGGGGGAAAGCTTGCGCCGAAAGTCACCCTGATGCCTGAATTTGATCTTCGTGAGTTGGGCATGGTGGCTTACCTGCTCGCCTATGCACGCCTGGCACGCCGCCCTCTGGCGCCTACGCATGACCCGCTGGAAGCGGCGCAGCGCGAGGTGGAACTCACACTCACCACCCTGCTGAAAGACGCTCAGGAAGCTGCCCTCGAAGACGGATCGCAAGCGACGGACACCCAGGCGCTCTTGCCGCATGTCGTCAGCGTGCAGAGCGAATCCTTCTTCGATGCGCGCCGTATCTACCCACAGGTACGCGATGATCTACTGCCGCATCTGGACCGCTGTCACTTCACGGCACTGGCGCAAGGCTTGCCATGTGGTCGATTGGCCGTGCCTGCCTGGGGGGCCAATACAGTACGCACCGAAACCGCCTTCTTGACCGGTCTGACGCCTGAGCAGCTGGGCGTGCATCAGTTCAATCCCTACCATCAGCTGGCCAAGCGCGCCGTGCCCAACCTGGCCGCCAGCTACAAGGCGCTGGGCTATCGTACACTTTGCATTCACCCCTATCCGGGCAGCTTCTATCTTCGAAACAAGGTGCTCAAGACACTCGGCTTCGATGAATTCCTCGATATCGCTCACTTCAGCGATGCTGACAAGTGCGGACAGTACATCAGTGATGCCGCTGTCGCCGCCAAGGTGGAAGACTGCCTACTGGAAGCGGGTGATACACCACTCTTCATTCAGGTCATCACCATGGAAAATCATGGCCCGCTGCATCTCGAGACATTCGACAACGCGCGCCTGGCCGAATGGTATGAAGGCGAGCTACCGGAGAATTGTCGTGAACTTGGCATCTATCTGCGCCACCTGGTCAATGCGGATGCCATGATCGACCAACTCAGTACGGCGTTGTCGCGTTTACCGCGCGGTGGACTGCTGTGCTTCTACGGTGATCACGTCCCCATCATGCCCGAGGTCTATCAGACGCTCGGCGAGCCCAATGGTGTGACAGATACCTTCATCTGGTCGACGCAGCTACCGGAGTCCGCCGAGGTCGCTCAACAGACCATGGACGCCGTGCGCGAGGCAGACCCAGAGCTGATGGAATCGGCCCTGGTCTGCGACGGCGCCTTCAAGACCGACGAGCAATGCCGTAAAGGCGACCCGCGCGTCATCAACATTGAAACACTTGGAAGTGCGCTGCTGCAGGCGACGAACCAACATGTTCGCCACAGTGCCGCGACTCAGAAGTTCAGGAGCCTCTCATGACCCGACGCGTTGCCATCATCGGCGCTGCAAGCCGTTTCCCCGGCACCACTCAGGCCACTCTGTGGGCAGACCTCCTGGCCGGCAAGGACATGGTGACCGAAGTCGCCGATGACCGCTGGAGCAAGGACTCCCTATTACATCCGGACAAGAAAGCCCCGGGGATGAGCTACAGCTTTGCCGCCGGCACGCTGGGCGACATCTCGGGCTTTGATCCGGCATTTTTCGGCATCAGCCCACGCGAAGCGACCAGCATGGACCCCCAGCAGCGCATGTTGCTGGAAATGAGCTGGGAAGCCATCGAGCATGCCGGCATTCCCGCCAATAAGATGCGCGGTTCACGCTGTGGCGTCTACATGGGCGTAGCCAGCCTCGACTATTCCTATCGCATGGCGGATGACCTGAGCGCCATCGGCCCGAATACAGCGACCGGCAACACCTCGAGCGTTGCCTCCAACCGCCTGTCCTATGCCTTTGATCTGCATGGGCCCAGCCTGTCACTGGACACCGCCTGCTCTTCCTCGATGGTCGCCTTCCACCAAGCCTGTCAGTCGATCCGCAGCGGTGAGACGGACATGGCGCTGACCGGCGGCATCAGCCTGCACCTGCACCCCTATGGCTTCCTGATCTTCTCCAAGGCCACCATGCTGTCAAAGACTGGCCGCTGCCAGGTGTTTGACGAAGCGGGCGATGGCTATGTGCGCTCCGAGGGGGGCGGTGTCTTCCTGCTCAAGGAGCTCGAGCAGGCCATTGCCGATGGCGATCGGATCCTGGCTGTCGTCGCCTCTACCGTCGTCAATACCGACGGCTACAAGTCCGGCCTGACCGTGCCCAACCCGGCCGCGCAGATTGAGCTGATGGAGCGCGCCTGTGAGCTGGCCGGCATCACCCCGGACGAGATCGATTACCTCGAAGCACATGGGACCGGCACCTCGGTGGGTGACCCGCTCGAGACGCGCGCCATCGGCGCTGCCATCGGTCAGAAACGCTCCAGCCCGCTACCGATTGGCTCGATCAAGAGCAATATGGGCCACCTGGAGACCGCCTCTGGTGTCGCAGGGTTGGCCAAGGCGCTGGGCGTCATCGCGCACCGCGAAGTCCCGGCGACCATCAAGATTCAACGTCTGAATCCCAAGATTCGCACCGATGAGTGGAATCTGGATATCGTCACCCAGCCCCGCAAGCTGAAAGCTGAAGGCCGTCTGGTCGTCGGTATCAACTCGTTTGGCTTCGGTGGCGCCAATGCGCACGTGCTGCTGGAAAGCCCGCCTCTCTCCCCTGGAGGCTCGGCTCATCAGCACACTGATGCTGAACCGGACGCAGAGCAGGCTCAGCCGCTGCGCCTCAGTGCCCGCTCGCCAGACGCACTCAAGCAGACGGCCCGCGAACTGGCCGAGCATCTGCGCGCGACACAACAACACGGCAATGCGCCGAGTCTCTACGATCTCAGCTGGCAACTCGCGGTGCGTCGCGAACATCATGTTCATGGTGCTCTGTTGAGTGCAGATACCTTCGAGACATTGCTTGAAGATCTCGATGCATTGGGTGCAGAGGGAGACCTTGGCGACCACCCGCGCATCACATTGGCGGATCGCCTGCCACCACTCGCGACGGAAAGCGACAACGGCGCCTCGGTCCGTAAGCCCGTAAAGGGATCCACCGTTGATCTCCCTGCAGCCGACACTCGTGCGACTGATAGCCGAGAACGCGGCCCCGTCTTCGTCTATTCCGGCAACGGCTGCCAGTGGGAAGGCATGGGGCGGGCCCTCATGCAAGAATCCGCCAGTGTGCGCGCTTGCCTGGAACGCCTGGATACCCTCTTCCGCGATTTCAATGGCTTCGAGCTGCTTCACGAGCTGAACGGCTACCCGCAGAGCGAAAGCGATGACGGCAGCACGCGCGAGAAGAACCACCGTCTTGATGCCACCGAGGTCGCGCAGCCGACGCTGTTTGCCTTGCAGGTCGCCGTCACCGAATGGCTGATCGAGCGTGGCATTTGCCCCGCTGCCGTCACCGGCCACAGCGTGGGTGAAGTCGCGGCCGCGTGGGCCAGTGGCGCACTGACACTGAATGACGCCATTCGCGTCATCTTCCAGCGCAGTCATCATCAGGGACGCACTCGCGGTACTGGCGCCATGATGGCGGTCGGCCTTGGCGAGAGTGATATCCGTGAATGGCTGGAACAGGACAGCTGGCACACGTTGTCACTGGCGGGCATCAATGGTCCACGCGGTGTCACGCTCGCCGGGGATCGTGAGCTGCTGGAGGCCCTGGGCAAGCAGCTTTCCGCGCAAGGCACCTTCGCTCGCGTGCTGGGGTTGGACTATGCCTTCCATAGCCCGGCGATGGACCCGATCAAGGATGGACTGCTGGCGTCACTGAAGGGCCTTGCGCCGCAAGCCACTCATATCCCTTTTGTCTCCACCGTGACGGGCTGCGTCATCGCAGGCGAGCAACTGGACGCGCGTTACTGGTGGGAAAACATTCGCCAGCCGGTCATGTTCGAAGCCGCGATCAGCGAACTGGTCGCCTGGCCAGCCGCAACCAGCCAAGGCAGCGGCCATGGGCGGCATCGTCTCTTGATCGAGATCGGGGCCCATCCGATTCTGCGCAGTTACTTGAACGATGTCCTCAAGGCGCGTGGTGATGATGCGCCGGCCGGCCAAGTACTCGCCAGTCTCGAACGTCGACATGATGGCCTTGAGGCACTGGAACATCTGCGCGGCCGAGTGCTTCTATCGGGCGCTGTCGATCTCGGTGAGCAGTTCCCCGTGACAGGACAGTTCGTGGAGCTACCGAGCTATCCGTGGCAACGCACTCCCTGTTTCGTCGGTACCACCAGTGAAGGCCAGCGCCTGCTGGATCGTCACTACGTGCATCCACTATTGGGTTATCGTCTGGCCCAACAACGTCTTACCTGGGAAGCGCAGCTCGACACTCAGAAAGTGCCTTGGCTGGCTGACCACCAGGTCGGTGAAAGCGCGGTATTCCCGGGAGCAGGCTATCTTGAGCAATGCTTGGCCGCCGCCCATGAATGGCAAGCCGCCAAGGGCGATGCTGATAAAACAGATGCTCATGGCCTGCACGCTGTGCTGGATCTCGAAGATTTCGAGATCCGAGCCCCACTGTTATTGGATGACAGTACGCTGCGCCTGACACGCCTGTCACTCGACAACGCCAATGGCGCCATGCGTCTGGAAAGCCGCGAGACCCGTGCTGAAGATGCCGACAAGTGGAATCTTCACGCCGTGGCACGCGCCTTTACCGGCACACGTGGACGTCTACTCGAACGTCGTGCTCCGACACTGCCCTCTCGTAGCGCAGATTTCGATCGTGATGCGCATGTGGCTGCAGCAGCGCAACTCGGCCTGCACTATGGCCCATACTTCCGTGCCGCTGAGCAGATCTGGGTCGAGGCCGGAAATGATGTTGCGTCACGCCCGCAGGTGCTGGCACGTTTTGCACTGACACCAGAAATGGCTGCACAGGACGCAGACTTCCATCTGCACCCCGGCGTTCTCGACAGTGCCTTCCAGCTATTCATCCCTCTACTGGGAATTCTCAAGGGACAGGCAGCGGCCAGTGATGGCATGGCATTTGTGCCGGTGCGGGTCGGTCGCTTGCAGGTACGCCAACAGGTACGCGCCTCACAGATCACTACCGCACGCGTCGTGCTGCGCTCACGAGGGCCACACTCTCTATGCGCCGACTTCGAGCTATTCGATGCTGAGGGCTGCGCCGTTGCAGTCGCGGAAGAAGCTCGTTTCCGCGCCGTGCGTCTGGGTCGTGATGGCCGCGCGCACCTAGATTATCTGGACGTGGAACTGACTGCAGCTCCTCATCCCGGAACCGCGATCAAGGTGCCTGATCTGGCACTGATGTCGTTGATCACGGCGACTCACGAGTATCCTCAGGATGAGGCGCACCCGCTCAATGACAGTGTGCGCTTCGCCGATGAGGTGGAGCCACTGCTCGATAGCCTGATGCTCTCCAGTGTCCATGAGACGTTGGTGCGTCATGCCGCGCCCGGTGAACCCGCCCAGTCACATCTGGATATCGAGGCGGCGACCCGCTGGCAGCAGCGCGCACCGCTGTTCAGCCGTGCGCTGCTGGGATGGGCTGAAGTGCAAGGGCTGATCGAGGCCCAGGACAATGGCTACTGGCAGATCAATGAACTTGACCTGCCCGCCGCCCGTGATATCTGGCAGCTGTTGGCACGAGATTATCCCGGCCAATTCCCGCTGACTCATATCGCTGGTCGCCTGCATCTGCATCTTGATGAATGGCTCAATCGCGGCATGCCGCTGAGTGAGGAGGGCAACGATGCCGCTATCGACGAAGCAGGGGAAAATCAACCTGAAGAAACCCTGTCAGACGAGAGCGATACCAAAGCCTCCATGCATAGGGCGCGGGCGGCAAAATCGCTGACTCCCGATGCACAGGCTGCTCTTACTCAGCTGCGCCAGCCGCTTGTCCCGACACTGCTCAAGACGGCGGTCGGCAATGCTGGTTGGCAGTGGCTGAGCGAGCAACTTGACCAACGCCTCGCGTCCGCCCTCGCTGGACTGCCAGCAGGTCAGCGCCTCAATATCATCGAAATGGGTGCCGGCGGCCCTTGGGTAGGTCAGCGACTGGTCTCGCTACGTCATGCCAATGTACATCGCCGTCCTCATGATGTACTTGGCTACACCTTCGTGGCTGCCAGTGCCTCGGCTCTGAATGAAGGAAATCGCCTTCAGGAAGACCTGCCGCTGATCAACGTGGTCTCGAGTGATGACTGGCAGGCTGCAACGCCGAGCGACGCTGTAGCGTCTGCCAATGCGTATATCGCCAATAACCAGTTGGCGATTGTGCATCTGGATCTGGAAGCCCCGTCGCAGGCGCGCGAGATATTGACGGCGCTAGTGGGCCACCTTGCCCCCGGTGCTGACGTCTTGCTGTGTGGGTGTGAGCCGGCAACATGGAGCGGCCCTCTTCTCGCATTGGACGATGGTGCGCAACTCCGTAGCCACCCCAGCAGTGCTCAGTGGCGACGCCTGCTGGCTCAATTGGGACTCCAGTGCGACCTGACGACACAGACGGAATCTGGCGCTCCTCTGGCAGGGGCCTGGTGGCTTTCAGCACGCCTGAAACCGACACAGGCCGCTGACTCCTTAAGCGATCACTCCACAACTGCTCATTCCATAAGTACTCAGGCATTGCAGATCGCATTGCTCGACGGACCGCAGTCGCGGGCTGATCAAGCCTTCGTGGAGCACCTGACCCAGACACTCAAGGCACGAGGTCATCAGGTCAGCCACG is part of the Cobetia sp. L2A1 genome and harbors:
- a CDS encoding capsule biosynthesis protein, encoding MSPDHQRKSGDGRRRVFMLLQGVCSPFFLDLANKLKQDGHEVIKVNFNSGDSYYWRHDKAYAFRGRIEELGDYIADLWRKHHVTDQVLFGDRRPVHRDAVLKAEYLGIRTHVFEEGYFRPFWVTLEREGVNGHSLLPRDPDWFREAGKHLDDAPTPQRFKAPFRERARHDITYHLAGAANPLLFPRYQPHSINAAHEYAGYATRLPLMRWYKHRDGKRIEQLTRSGAPFYLLPLQLNTDAQIRYHSRFANMQEVIQRVMKSFALNAPRGARLVIKNHPLDMGLVNYPALIRNLERRYDLIGRIVYLESGNLEKLLQQAKGMITVNSTTGNVALQYRCPTFCMGDPIFNLPGLTFQGNLNDFWTQGQRPDTTLFRNFRNTVIHTVQLNGGFYCKPGMQLAVQGAVKILSAERSPLELMLSRC
- a CDS encoding SDR family NAD(P)-dependent oxidoreductase, coding for MTAMPPKQPTQPTQPTQPAPSDTRRDSDSSTEGGADASSSAALRRVLITGATGEIGGALARGYAAKGTTLILTGRRQRKLDDIAHQCRALGAEVECTVLNLCDEETLLTWLEEVCARGVPDIAIANAGMNTDIGPQGNGERWEDARRLLQTNVMGTLGMAHHLALAMKARGSGQLVLLSSLAAWHGLALTPSYSGSKAAVKAYGEGLRSWLKPFGVGVTVVMPGYVTSPMCEAMPGPKPFEMPAHKAAQRIMKGVAKNRARISFPFPLNFGCWWLSVLPAGISQRLLGLFNYTH
- a CDS encoding LTA synthase family protein, which gives rise to MEFVIAFLSFMAWPLLIGLVMTLGLEHLLLRQMTLPPVAFLRRPVNAQLAHVSYWCASWALCTLITQRPWFSLVVVNALWLVVLQVSHTKYVSLREPFLSQDFEYFTDAIKHPRLYIPFFGIGLTIVATAAGALAIGLGLWLEPTLSASQSTAAVAASAWLLPVISILIASSALTYVMGGKLAPKVTLMPEFDLRELGMVAYLLAYARLARRPLAPTHDPLEAAQREVELTLTTLLKDAQEAALEDGSQATDTQALLPHVVSVQSESFFDARRIYPQVRDDLLPHLDRCHFTALAQGLPCGRLAVPAWGANTVRTETAFLTGLTPEQLGVHQFNPYHQLAKRAVPNLAASYKALGYRTLCIHPYPGSFYLRNKVLKTLGFDEFLDIAHFSDADKCGQYISDAAVAAKVEDCLLEAGDTPLFIQVITMENHGPLHLETFDNARLAEWYEGELPENCRELGIYLRHLVNADAMIDQLSTALSRLPRGGLLCFYGDHVPIMPEVYQTLGEPNGVTDTFIWSTQLPESAEVAQQTMDAVREADPELMESALVCDGAFKTDEQCRKGDPRVINIETLGSALLQATNQHVRHSAATQKFRSLS
- a CDS encoding type I polyketide synthase yields the protein MTRRVAIIGAASRFPGTTQATLWADLLAGKDMVTEVADDRWSKDSLLHPDKKAPGMSYSFAAGTLGDISGFDPAFFGISPREATSMDPQQRMLLEMSWEAIEHAGIPANKMRGSRCGVYMGVASLDYSYRMADDLSAIGPNTATGNTSSVASNRLSYAFDLHGPSLSLDTACSSSMVAFHQACQSIRSGETDMALTGGISLHLHPYGFLIFSKATMLSKTGRCQVFDEAGDGYVRSEGGGVFLLKELEQAIADGDRILAVVASTVVNTDGYKSGLTVPNPAAQIELMERACELAGITPDEIDYLEAHGTGTSVGDPLETRAIGAAIGQKRSSPLPIGSIKSNMGHLETASGVAGLAKALGVIAHREVPATIKIQRLNPKIRTDEWNLDIVTQPRKLKAEGRLVVGINSFGFGGANAHVLLESPPLSPGGSAHQHTDAEPDAEQAQPLRLSARSPDALKQTARELAEHLRATQQHGNAPSLYDLSWQLAVRREHHVHGALLSADTFETLLEDLDALGAEGDLGDHPRITLADRLPPLATESDNGASVRKPVKGSTVDLPAADTRATDSRERGPVFVYSGNGCQWEGMGRALMQESASVRACLERLDTLFRDFNGFELLHELNGYPQSESDDGSTREKNHRLDATEVAQPTLFALQVAVTEWLIERGICPAAVTGHSVGEVAAAWASGALTLNDAIRVIFQRSHHQGRTRGTGAMMAVGLGESDIREWLEQDSWHTLSLAGINGPRGVTLAGDRELLEALGKQLSAQGTFARVLGLDYAFHSPAMDPIKDGLLASLKGLAPQATHIPFVSTVTGCVIAGEQLDARYWWENIRQPVMFEAAISELVAWPAATSQGSGHGRHRLLIEIGAHPILRSYLNDVLKARGDDAPAGQVLASLERRHDGLEALEHLRGRVLLSGAVDLGEQFPVTGQFVELPSYPWQRTPCFVGTTSEGQRLLDRHYVHPLLGYRLAQQRLTWEAQLDTQKVPWLADHQVGESAVFPGAGYLEQCLAAAHEWQAAKGDADKTDAHGLHAVLDLEDFEIRAPLLLDDSTLRLTRLSLDNANGAMRLESRETRAEDADKWNLHAVARAFTGTRGRLLERRAPTLPSRSADFDRDAHVAAAAQLGLHYGPYFRAAEQIWVEAGNDVASRPQVLARFALTPEMAAQDADFHLHPGVLDSAFQLFIPLLGILKGQAAASDGMAFVPVRVGRLQVRQQVRASQITTARVVLRSRGPHSLCADFELFDAEGCAVAVAEEARFRAVRLGRDGRAHLDYLDVELTAAPHPGTAIKVPDLALMSLITATHEYPQDEAHPLNDSVRFADEVEPLLDSLMLSSVHETLVRHAAPGEPAQSHLDIEAATRWQQRAPLFSRALLGWAEVQGLIEAQDNGYWQINELDLPAARDIWQLLARDYPGQFPLTHIAGRLHLHLDEWLNRGMPLSEEGNDAAIDEAGENQPEETLSDESDTKASMHRARAAKSLTPDAQAALTQLRQPLVPTLLKTAVGNAGWQWLSEQLDQRLASALAGLPAGQRLNIIEMGAGGPWVGQRLVSLRHANVHRRPHDVLGYTFVAASASALNEGNRLQEDLPLINVVSSDDWQAATPSDAVASANAYIANNQLAIVHLDLEAPSQAREILTALVGHLAPGADVLLCGCEPATWSGPLLALDDGAQLRSHPSSAQWRRLLAQLGLQCDLTTQTESGAPLAGAWWLSARLKPTQAADSLSDHSTTAHSISTQALQIALLDGPQSRADQAFVEHLTQTLKARGHQVSHETLPTSMDSDQDSTPSVLVEHLAQFDHLIALPAAQGQSESDNAQQCARQLLLAGVAQAFDAAQEQDEDAVAPTLWVMTHGVAVLWPLAASPTLQPAQPLNGDGHQAPADAASWGFARSLANESQSLAIRLLDIPLNTAPSDVLFAAIVQELEAPDHEQEVVLTAAGTRFATRLREVAAPHTTLPRATVSSLSQDRAAVSLGFSQPGQLRNLEWQPRVLPPVARGEVEVRVEATGLNFRDVMYTLGLLSDEAIEHGFSGPSLGLEFSGVVTQAGEGAEFSVGARVVGFGPASFSDRLVIAETALAHVPQGISLEAAATIPTTFFTVYYALKHLARLEAGEKVLIHGAAGGVGIAALQIADWLGAEVFATVGSPAKRDFLALMGIDNIYDSRSHGFAEDILADLAARQQRDASVDARGVDVVLNSLAGEAIVQNLRVLKPFGRFCELGKRDFYENTPMGLRPFRNNLSYFGIDSDQLMKECPGLTTRLFREMMALFDNGTLAPLPFTTFDASQVVEAFRYMQQARQIGKVVVTQRAASTPADTDGEVPIADNSNSIPRPPATAVSVTASTSASTTLTLDPTASYLVTGGLGGFGLRSAEWLAAQGARELILLGRSGASSEEAQSGVARLEAQGVRVHALACDVSDREALTHVFKCITTQESAGEKTTMAPLKGIIHAAAVIDDALIRQLDAGRITRVMTPKLEGARLLDVLSAGHALDFFVLYSSATTLFGNPGQSVYVAANHWLEGLAASRRARGLPATCARWGAIEDAGFLTRNEKTREALKNRLGGDALMADQALACLGDMILADQHALVVGQPSRSLGVLELEWGALARFLPTADTPRFAEIARRAGDDDTSQAQQDDIAAALAGLSGEALQTAIVEILKGELSKILLIDVTAIDVNKSVYDMGFDSLMGVELMTAVEARLGISIPVMMISEAATLWRLAERLMHKMDNGSSEDGESSREEQAMAKLVKQHGSEETSLADRSEMVSK